The window AAGCTTACGTGAGCATGGCGGTAAATAACTTGTTTACTAAAGTTGAATTAGAAGAGTTTAAGGAGCGAATTCATAAAATGAAGATGAAAGCACAAACTATCTCGATAGAAAGTATTGTTCATTCCTTACTATACATGCGAGATAGAGAAAGTTCATTACAAGAATTGAAAAATCTAGATATCAGGGTTATTTACATCTTCAGTTTACAAGATGATATTATAGAACCAGCGCTCATCAAAACGGAATGCGATTATTTAAATATTCAAGGAAAAACAATTGATTGCGGACACATGTCATTGTTAACAAACCCTGCTAATATTCTAGAAAAAATGTATTTCATCGAATAATTATGCGTTTTAGCATTATTTATTAACATTTTGTGTACATTTAGAATCCTAATAATTTAGTAGTATAAATTTCCCCTAAATAGATTTAAATGTCAAATAATTTTTCTCCCTTAAAAGCTGTAGGCTGCTCACTTACAAGACATCATTTTAAAACATCGCGTGTTGTAAATGAACGAATAGAAGAACTATGCTGTTCAAAATGTGGAAAACAAATGACCAAAACTATTTATGGTGATTTCGTTCCTCTTAACGATCGTTATGCACAAATTAATCGTGCGCTAAATGATGTTGCTCAAAAAAGAAAAAGGGCTGGACTTGTACCTGCATAATTAGGACTACCTAATCTTCTTTAAGACTATTCCATCCCATTGCTTTAATGGGGATTTGTTCTCCGCCTCTAGTAACTAAATTCATACCGTAAGAAGCGTCAACTACGTGACCTATTACCGATAGACTAGGGTTTGCTTTAATCTTAGGAAAATCTTCTTGCTTTACTGTAAATAACAGCTCATAATCTTCGCCGCCGCTCAGTGCGATAGTTGTACTGTCAAGATTGAACTCTTCACAGGCGGTAATCACTGTAGGATCTAAAGGTATTTTATCTTCATAAATGGTCATTCCTACCTCACTATGTTTACATAAATGCACAATTTCAGAACTCAAACCATCTGACAAATCAATCATACTCGTAGGTTGTACTTCAAGATCCTCTAGCAATTTTACAATGTCCTTTCTTGCCTCTGGCTTTAATTGTCTTTCTAATAAATAGCTATACGTTTCTATATCTGGCTGATTTTGTGGATTTGCTTTAAAAACCGCTTTCTCTCTTTCCAGTATTTGAAGCCCCATATAGGCGGCTCCTATATCGCCAGAAACTACTAATAGATCTCCATCTCCTGCGCCTTTTCTATAAACTATCTTTTCTTCATTTTGCTCACCTATCGCGGTCACAGAAATAATAAGACCGCTTCTTGAAGCAGTAGTATCACCACCTATTAGATCTACGCCGTATGTTTTACATGCTAGTCGTATTCCATCATACAATTCTTCTACAGCCTCAACAGGAAAACGATTTGAAATAGCAATAGAAACAGTTACCTGAGTCGCCCTGGCATTCATCGCATATACATCTGATAAATTTACCATAACAGACTTATAGCCTAAATGCTTTAATGGAACGTAGCTCAAATCAAAATGAACACCTTCCACAAGCATATCGGTAGTTACTACCGTAAATTGGTCGTGCTTTAAAACAGCAGC is drawn from Nonlabens dokdonensis DSW-6 and contains these coding sequences:
- the thiL gene encoding thiamine-phosphate kinase, whose translation is MIEDKNPARTPIENLGEFGLIDFITKNFDISHDSTIKGIGDDAAVLKHDQFTVVTTDMLVEGVHFDLSYVPLKHLGYKSVMVNLSDVYAMNARATQVTVSIAISNRFPVEAVEELYDGIRLACKTYGVDLIGGDTTASRSGLIISVTAIGEQNEEKIVYRKGAGDGDLLVVSGDIGAAYMGLQILEREKAVFKANPQNQPDIETYSYLLERQLKPEARKDIVKLLEDLEVQPTSMIDLSDGLSSEIVHLCKHSEVGMTIYEDKIPLDPTVITACEEFNLDSTTIALSGGEDYELLFTVKQEDFPKIKANPSLSVIGHVVDASYGMNLVTRGGEQIPIKAMGWNSLKED